DNA sequence from the Coccidioides posadasii str. Silveira chromosome 5, complete sequence genome:
TAGTGGCTTGGCTGTTGTCTAACCGAATCGGGTTGCTGGTTGCCCCTCGCAACGGAACATCCAAAACAAAGCGAGGTCTTGGATGGAGCGCGCGACTCGATGCCTTGTTTCAATCCATCGGCCTTGGAGCATCGATTATGACATGACATACATCACAAGGGGTTTTTGGATGCTATAAGAAGAGTGATCTAAGCTGTTATCATGCTTGCTGCTCGAGATCAGGAGAATTTGGTGCATTCTCACCAGACGGCCGCGGCTGCGAAGCCCCTCAACCAGAACATCCGATCATTCGCGCCAAAGACTCCTGGAAATAAAGTACCCAAGACGCCATTCAGGATCCCACTCAACGATGAAAATAATCCCTTGACATTTGGTGGCTTGGGAAAGCAATCGGTCGCGGGACCTCGGTTTCAAACGCAGAAGGAAAATGTTATCCGACGGACTGGAAAAGATGGGGAAGGGGAGAAGGGTGCTTTCGCTACACCGATGGGTATGAGACTCTGAGCGCTGGTATCTTACGCTTTTTGTTGACAACAGTGGCTGAGAACGAAATGTTATACAGGTCCTCGCAACCGCGCTCCCCTGGGAATGAAAACCACGAATGCAAAGGCCTTTCAGACGCCAGCTCCACAGCTAGGGACCAACAAGCCTGCAAGAACAGGTAAACGAAGCTCGACCGTCCGCAAATTGAAGCAGTCTGCACCGAAACAAGGGAATACTCAGAAAACGTCGAGAAACGTGCAGGATGAAGAAATTCCTGACATTGAGTACATGCCACCGACGCCGCAACGTGAGTAGAAGCACCTGCGATGTCGTTGAATTTGGATGTGTGTTACTGATCATTCTCGGTCTCCGTAGCGCTTCCTGACCCACCCGAGGATATCCCCTATGATAATAGCTTTCCGCAGTTTAAAGGACGAAATTTTGCTCGAGGGTGGACAAGGCTGTATAATGACGAGTACGATATTGGAGAAGATGGTCTTACCAAGAAGGAGAGGGAGTGGCGAGAGGAACAAGAAGCATTCGATAAACGATTTGACGACCTCATTTTGCAGCAGGTGCGAGAGATGGAGTCGCTGAATATCAAGGAGTTCCCTGATGAACCTTGCATCGAGGAGCTTGAAGCCAAAAGGTTGAAAGGcttagaaaagaaaaaagcgaATAAACCCAATATTAACAGGCATGTCTCTACTCTGCAATCGCGTTCCGCGGCCAAGGCGCTCTCGCGGCTGCCTCGACCAGTTGCCCATCCAAAGACTAGACCCGCTCCCACTGCGCGGCCAAGAGTGATTACGGGTTTGACGTCCAAGAGAAAATCTACCGTCCCATCGAATCCCTCCTCCATGAGACACACAGCTGCTGTCGTCACTTCAAGGACGACCCTTGGCTATGCTAAAGGACGCGGCGTATCCTCTGCGTTACGGGGTCGAGCATCCAAGGAAGAAGTGAAGAAAGTATCGTCGACAAAGAGCATTATTTCCCCGGACAAATACATGGAACTCTATGGGCCGCCACCCTTCGGCACGGAAATGTGGCTGCGATGCAAAACAGCCGGCCTCTTTGACACTGAGGACGTGGACCAGGCAATTCTCGACGAAATTCCTCCATCATTTTACCAGGAGGATGAGGAGACGGCCAATTTTCAACTCACATTGTAGAGGTCTCCAAGGGACCGAGTATCATAGTTATTCCTTGAAGGGCGTTGCTTGGGAAGCACTTGTCGAGATTAGATCTGGGTTAAGTTGGTTTGGGTTTTGGTAAATTGGTGAGGTTCCATCGGCTTCAGAAGGTTTCAGTTTCAGGATGCAACTGAGGGTGTTCTGGCGGGACTTGAGACGGTCTTCAGAGCGGTTGCGCATTTGTATCCACTTCCTCGGGGTTCTATAGTTTGCTTGAAATGCGTAAAGTAGAATCGGAGTGAACAATTACACATATTTAACATCCATCTCTCTTCAATGTCAAGGGGGTTGTCGCCAACCCCATGTGTTTTGTTGTTTTGATTCCCTGCAAACATATTGAGTTTTGTGGATTTGCATGTGTTGGCTGATCCAAGCTTCGTCCGAGCTGTCTTTTGCTTTCGTTCTCCTCACAACCGACCTTTGTTGGGAATTCGCCCCCGTCGACTCACTTTTCTCTGCCAGTCCCTCTAGCTAAGTCAATATGGCGAGAACTCATTCTGAGTCTTCTGACGACTTTGAGTTCATCGAGACCCCTGCTGCCCCCTGTCAGTCACCTTCGCCTGAGAATTGTGGAGTTCGGACCACGTCGGTGAGTTCTCCAAGGACAGTCCATTGATCCCCCAAGCTCAGTTGGGGGCACAGGCAACGATATCCCGCCCATTGGACTTTCTGGGCCTGAGATAAACACTGGAATGGCCTTAAAGAACCATTTCCGGTGCGCTAACTCGAATTCGTTAAACAGTATCCTGCGATTAAAAATGCACCTCTTCCCGCTGATGCTGCAGGGAGCGACAGCTTCTCCAACATCCTCCTAATTTCCCTTCTTGTTCTCGTTCCGTGGTACCTTGCCCGACAAGTTGGCGGTGGATTTTACACTACTATCTTCTTCGCTGTCTTCACCTCGATCCCCATTCTCATGGTCTTCTGGTCCGTCGCCTCATCAATTTCACCACGCAAGAACGAAAAGGCCAAGTATCCCGGTAGACCCGTAGAGCACTACCTTCATTTCCACAGCGAGCATGACCGGGCAAAATATCATGGCAAGAGCAAAATCCCCATGGAGACATTCCATGAGATGTATTTTGCTGGAAAGGTGGACTTTAAGGGCGACTGCCTTGAAGCCTTGGAATATAGACATGATTGGGCAGCGTTCAGGTTTACCTTGAGCTTGTACAAATTTTTCTTGACCGGAATGATGCCTGAGGTTATTATGCACACTCGCAGCCAAGGTACGGTTCATGTTGTCGATTCGATTGTGTGTGACATGAAGCTAATGATGGTCTTTTGGATCGTCTATAGACGAGGAACAGGTCCGTGGACATTACGATCGCGGAGATGACTTCTATGGCTGGTTCCTTGGCCCACGCATGATCTACACGTCTGGTCTCATCAGCGATATCAACAAAGAAGAGACCTTGGAACAGTTGCAGGATAACAAGTTGGCTGTGGTGTGTGAGAAAATTGGCCTCAAGCCGGGAGACACCATGCTCGACCTTGGCTGTGGTTGGGGAACTCTCGCCAAGTATGCTAGTGTTCATTACGGTGCTCATGTTACCGGTATCACTCTTGGGCGCAACCAGACCGCTTGGGGAAACAATGGCCTTCGGAAAGCCGGCATTGAAGAAGCTCAGAGCCGAATTGTTTGCTGTGACTATCGTGATGCCCCGGTCGTATCTGGCGGTTACAAGAAAATCACGTGTCTCGAAATGGCCGAACATGTTGGTGTCCGCCACTTTGGATCATTCTTGTCCCAGGTCCACGACATGCTTGATGACGATGGTGTTTTCTTCCTTCAAATCGCAGGTCTTCGCAAGTCTTGGCAATATGAGGATTTAATTTGGGGTTTGTTTATGAACAAGTATATCTTCCCAGGTGCCGACGCCAGTACACCACTAGGATTCGTGGTCGATAAGCTCGAGGGAGCCGGTTTCGAGATCAAAGGCATCGATACCGTTGGCGTTCACTATTCTGCAACTCTCTGGAGATGGTACCGCAACTGGCTCGGAAACAGGGAAAAGGTTGAAGCCAAGTACGGCAAAAAATGGTTCAGGGTACGCTCCAAACCGGCCTTTAGCCCTTCTTCATTTATGATTCTTGGCTAACTGACAGTTTTAGATTTGGGAATTCTTCCTTGCCTACTCGACCATTATTTCGCGTCAAGGCAGCGCGACATGCTACCAGATTACCATGGTCAAGAACATCAATTCCACCCACCGCGTTGAAGGCATTCCAACCCAGTTCGGTCTCTCGGGAGCCCGTACTGCGGCCATCGAGAATGTTGGAAAGGGTACATTGCTCACTGCCAACGTTCCTGCTACCGAGAAACATTAGGCGAACGTCACGCTGGTGGAAATACAGGTTAGATGAGCTAGACTTCAAACTTAGACTTCAACTAATTTTAAAGACATTGAAGATGCAGGATGGCGGTGGGAGGAAAGCGAACATTCATTACGGTACATATGGTAGAAAAGAAGGGGGCAAGACgttttgacaaggcatcatCGGTTTCAAATCTGGCCTGCTATCTTTCTTGTTTTGTCATATTCGCAAAGGCCCACCGGGATGTTTTACTCTACTGTTCTGGTTTAactttttgttttgaaaaATGGAGGGAATTCATAGTAATCCTAATATGGGCTTTCATGGGTATATAATCTCAATGCTTGTTATCTCTCTGGTGTTCTTCAATGGGTCAGCTTTGGCGGTTCTGGTAGGTTGCGTCCAGAGACAATGCCACCCTGGGTTGCCTGTCCCAGCTCCTTTCATCATAGAAGTAGGGATGAAGTTGAGACGCTGAACAGGAACACCAGATACCTCTGGGTTTTGTGTCACAAGGTTCCTGCATATATGCTCTCCTGAAGGACAACACCCTGGTGATCGCACACATTCTAATTATTCGAAGAATATGGCTTGGTACCCAATCATCCAGAATCTGCAATGCTAAGTTTGGCTTCTCAGAAACCATACACCTGGCTAGTTCCAGCACCTGGAGGTTGTTCGAGGTCATAGGAGTGCAAGGAGGCAGACATCATTGAAGATGGTTCGGGTGCTAATATCGCCAAGGAGATAGGAGAATGAGCTTTCGGAAGTGCAGGTATGTCCTACATACAATAATCGGCTGGCGGTTGAAGCAATATCACCTTCGTTGGGTCCAGAAGTCTAGGTCTGGAACCGGTAGCCGGCGATTCCTCCGATGCGGAGGTGTCCCAACGGGGAGCCGTCTGTTCTTTGGTTGAAGCTCCAGGAACACGAAGCTAGCGCGCCAAGGCGGCGAAAACCAACCAACGGTAGCGGCCAAGATGCCGAGGTCTCTTCCCTCGACTCTCTGGCGGTCGCTTGCGCTGCGAATGAATCCGGGGATCCGATCGGTAAATCGCACCCCCGTCGCCGGCTTTAAGAAATCCAGGCCCTTACTTTTTCCCCaacttctcttcttcactGTCACTGCTATTCTTATTCCTGCTGACACCCCAGCTTCCCCTGTTCTGCAGCTAACACCCCCCTCGAGCTGTAAAGGTTCAATACCTGGGGTCTCCCTTGCATCTTCCCCCGCATCTCTCCCCCCGACTCCAATATCGCCATGCCGACCAAGTCCTTATATCCCACCGTGGACATTCCAAACGTCGACATCTGGACCCTCCTTTTTAACCGGAAGGATAGACAGTTTCCAGATAATAAGAGTACGTCCTCTTCCCCTTCGAAACCCCGTTTGCCTTGCCTCCGAGTTGGATCCCTAATATTTGTTTTCCCTGGGGAACAGTAATATACCAAGATGCCGAAACCGGCCGATCGTATACCTACGAGCAAGTTCGATCCACCGCTCTTGAATTTGGCACTGGTCTGAAGGCAAATTGGGAATGGAAGAAGGGCGATGTCCTTGCTGTGTTCTCTCCGAACAGCATCGATATCCCGCCGTTGACATGGGGCACCCACTGGGCTGGTGGCGTCGTTTCTCCCGCCAATCCGGCATATACCGCAGATGAACTAGCCTTCCAATTAAAGGGCACAAAAGCAAGAGTGTTGGCTACTCAGATGTCCTGCTTGTCGACTGCTATCGAGGCCGCAAAGCGGGTGGGTATCCCAGACGATCGAATTATCCTGATTGGCGACGAGAGACACCCAACTTCGAAATACAAACACTTCACAACCATTCAGAACATCTCCCGGTCTATTCGATATGCTAAAACCAAAGTTGACCCTGCCAAGGACCTTGCGTTCTTGGTCTACTCCTCGGGCACCACTGGTGTGCCCAAGGGCGTCATGCTATCGCATAAGAATATTGTAACAAATATTCATCAGCTCAATGCCGGAGAAGAGGGAAATCTAACGTGGAATGGAGGCGCCGATGGATCAGGTGATAGATTATTGGCTTTTCTGCCATTCTACCATATTTACGGTATGTATTGTTTGCCAAGGCATTAGGGAAGAGTCACCGCTAACACCAGCCCTACAGGTTTGACCTGTCTCGTCCACAATGCTCTCTTCTCCGGGCTGCATCTAGTTGTCATGGCTAAATTCGACATCGAGCGGTGGTGTTCCCATGTCCAAAACTACCGGATCACTTTCTCCTACATTGTTCCTCCCGTCGTCCTCTTGCTCACGAAACACCCAATTGTAGACAAGTACGACCTTTCTTCTCTCCGCATGATGAACAGCGGTGCAGCACCCCTCACACGCGAACTTGTCGAATCCACATATGCTCGCATTAAGTGCGGTATCAAACAAGGATACGGACTCAGCGAGACCAGCCCCACCACTCACACCGTGCCATGGTCAGACTGGAGGCGCCGCGCCGGCTCTGTCGGTAAACTCCTTCCAAATATGGAAGCCAAATACATGACTTCTCCGGAAGATGACTCCGAACCCCAGGAGGTACCCGTCGGCGAAGTCGGCGAGCTCTACATACGAGGACCTAACGTGTTCCTGGGGTACCTGGATAACCCTGCAGCTACTGCGGCCTGTGTTTCGCCGGACGGCTGGTTCCGTACTGGAGATGTTGGATACCAGGACTCAGAAGGCTTCTTCTACATCACCGATCGCGTGAAGGAACTGATCAAATACAAGGGATTCCAGGTCGCACCGGCAGAGCTCGAAGGCCTTCTTACAGATCACGAAGCGGTGTCTGACGCGGCCGTTATCGGTGTTGAAAGTGCAGAGCATGGCACCGAGGTTCCTCGAGCGTATATCGTGCCGAATCCCAAGGTTATTCCGCCTGGACGACGCACCGCGGAGGAAGGAGAGAAGATCAGCCAATGGCTTCAGACACGAGTTGCTCCTTATAAGCGGCTACGTGGTGGAGTTCGATTTGTTGACGAAATCCCGAAGAGCGCAAGTGGGAAAATCTTGAGAAGGCTGTTGAAAGAGGAGGCTAAAAAGGAGGAAGCGATCGTCAAGGCAAAGTTGTAAAGGGCTTGCAGGCTATAATGCGAGCTTTTCAGGGACATAGAATTTCATGGATTGCAGTTGAGCGAACGATACTCCGTGCTCTATTTCAGTTATACTCCAGGTACTCTTACACACCCATTTGTTTCGTTAAGCGTGGGACTCCTTAAGCGACTCCAGAGCTTATGCCGTAGatatctacggagtataagCTAGAAAATTATCTGGATATACCTTCAAATACAAGGGATGTTGTAAGAATTGTTTCAGATTACTCAATTGGAGTCTAGGCAAATACCGTAGAAAACGCAGCGAAGTCTCTCGTCAAAATACGGAGCAGTAAGTTGGTCACTCAATACTCCAATCCGCAGGCGAAACAAGAGGCTTCCGTGTGAGTGGAACCGTGTCGTTCGCGTCGCGTTGCATCTTTCGGGACGCGACTCGGTGACGTCTGACTAATCAACATTGGGATATGCAAACCATGCAAACACTGGTCTCGACGACGACATCATACCCAACCGTCAAACGGCGGCCAGAGACCACACACAGGCAGTGTGCGGCAGCTTTACATGCAGCTTGCCAGCCACCTTGAACAGATTGCCATTTCTAGCTTTGACCCTACTTAGGAGCCGCTGAAAAAACGGTGCCTAAAGCTTCCGGCTCGCCATTGCCCAGCCCTATCTGGCTTTGGTACGTCGTGGGAACTCATCCGGTTCTCTTTTTTCGTCCACGGATGGGATACCACCTGGAACCGCAACCCCCATTGAACAGTTTACTAGCATATCATGAATCATGAGGCCCTGCGTATTTGGGTGTCCAAGAGCTCTCTAGTGCCCCATGGGCAGTTTCATGTTTCTCCTGCCAGCTCCTGCTGTGCCTCATGATCTATTGTCCAGGATATATCAATTATATATCCCTAACGGTATACACGTTTTTAAGCGTGCTTTAGCCAGCTACTTGTCTACTCGTACGGGTTCTTGACCAGACGATAGACTCTAAGTGCATTGGTTTCGTATACTTTCCCTCGTTGATAAGAAATACCCATGGCTTTTGTAAACGAAGATGAGGTTCTTAAATTGGGCCAGTTCCCCCCCGGCCccctccaaaaaaaaaaaaaaaaaaaaaaaaaaaaaaggaaagaaaattcCCTTCCCAAGTCCTGGATATAGGCAGTCGGAGAATGCCGTGCTTGTACCACATGCACTGCCAATTGCAGACAGGCGACTAGCAGGAACACATTTGATGTGAAATGTTGTTTTGGTTGTTAGTTAAATATGGATTATTCAGAATCTTCGCGTGCCAAAGCCCTCTTTCCACCTTCTCCTTACTCTCAACactttgttttcttttcaacAACCCAAATCGCCGCGGCGACCATCCAGGTTCCTTTACACCTTATCAGCCAATAACCCGGGGGGAGTGAGTTCCGAAAAGCTTCTTGAACTAGTTTTCTATTTCAGGCAAAAGGTATGATTTAACGCGTTATTCCTATCTTTGTTCATGATGCGCATGGATATCAGATCGAAGATGGAAGAGTCATAATCTCTGGCAACACTATATTAGAGACATAAAACAAACTGAGAACTCTCAATGCTAATATTATAGTATGAACCAGGCCGCCTTTCATCCTTCTTGCCATTTTCGATGATGAGTAGTATAGCACAAGAGGGCGATGTCAAACCCCCTAAAGTCAATACTAGTGATCATTTGAATCCTCTGCCATCCCATATTGGTTCTGATACCAAGGCAAAATGTGGAGATGAAACTCAAACGGGGGCCTGCCCAAGCAATGACGCTACTTCTGTTGATTTGTCCAATGAAAAACAGCCCAAGACTGACAAGGGATTACAAACTTCGAACGTCTTTGGCTATGAAAAAAGCAAACTTAAGAAGACTGGGTTTGCCTtctcaattttcttttcgtGGTTTTCGAGGGTAAAGCAGCAGCCGAAGGAGAATGGACCGGAAGCCCCCGAAAAGGGAGCAGTCGAATCCGGTGCCGCGGAAAGCAATTTCAACCTCGTTAATATGCCTGTCGACATCATATTTGATATTGTTGACTACTTGGACCCTGCCGATCGTGAAATCCTTCGGTTTACTTGCAGGGCTTTTTACTTTGGCCTCCCTGCCCTTAATTTTAAGCACGAGCATGATGGCCGTTGCATGTTAATCCAAGTCTTCCGTCGCCTATACGGTACCTCTCTTATGCCGGATGTTCGTGAAGGACGCACTCTTCTCGATAATTCTGATGTAAAAGAAAAACTGAGTGATCATTGTGGTCTCTGCAGCATCACCTGGCCTCCCGGCTCTTGGGTCCATTGTCCTTTTCACAAACCTCTTGAATATGCTTCTCCCCCTCCTCTTTTCAGTTTCAAAAGGCCGTGGCACTATATGTGCCTCTCACATATCCGCTGGGCTTTTGCATTAAGAAAAGGCTTGACCCAAGAATCCTACCAGAAAATCATTGCTAAAGATGTCGAAAACGGCCGACTACCCCGTCGAGTACGTCGCTTCAGCCCTGTCTTCTCAACCTACATAGCTTCATGGAACGATTATCTCGCCAACGTCGAAAGCGTTCGATGGACTGATGGGACATACTTTGGGAGCGCAGGTAACCCAAATACTAACGGCCTTACGAAAAAGAAAGGCGCAAAACCTGACCCAGAGGTTATCAAGCTGCACTGCTGCGGCCACTGCCTTAATATTCTGCCAGAAAACAACCCACAGAGAATGTGCGGGATGTGTGACTGTGGATACTGCAAACAGACTTCCATTGAAATGCTAAGGATTCCAAGAGATGATATGCGCACGAAATTCGTGCCCTTAGCCAAGGTTGATGAGAGTCATGTTGAGAAAATAAAGGCTGCAAAAAAGGCAGGGATCAAAAAGGAGCCTCTTTAAGCTGGAAAAACTGTCTTGTTtctttggttttttttttcttttttgtgtTGGCTGGCAAAGGGAGTTGGCTGGCAAAGGGACTGAAAGGAGGATAGCTAAGGGGTGGTTTTTAAACTTCATAATAGGAATCTTATGAGCTGAAATGAACTCAAACCCAAAGAAAGTAATTAAGGGAACAGCTGCTGGCCtctatcttttctttttccctgTTTTCCAGCATTAAATTCTCCGCTCacttttttatcttttgtGTTCTTAGGCAACAGATGCAACCTTCTCCTTGATTAAAGGGCTTCTAGATGCTAACTACAGAGTACTAAGTCCAAGCCTTGCTTTTAGGCCTCCTTACGTAGTATTTTCAAGAACCTAATCCCCCGATCATACtaggagagagaaaaggtATCTGATATAGAAGctcatatatatatatatgcattCATAGGAAATAGGTAAAGGTCATTATTGTTTACTAAACAGTTTCAATATGTTAAGCAGTCCAAACAACAGCCGAAATGATCGCCAGTGTGTCCTTCATGGTGGGAGAGTTAAACCGGTATGTGTGTACGTGCGCAACGTCGTCGAATATGCAAGAAACCATCAGCGCCGCCGAATTTCGAATGGCTTTTCGTTTTCCGAAACTCTGCAGTTCCGATCTGTTCTAGAAACGACCCACTATCGTCTCGAGTACCCCTGCGTGCATCGAGTCGCTTCCACTGCCGTTTTCCTGTTCGTTGTTGCTTTACACGGGGCACTGCTTGCGAAGTGGAACCTCAGAGCACAAGGCGGGGGGTGGCTGAGTGTATTCATCGCAAAGCACGTTGCATTCCGTATTTTCGTGGGTGAAAACCAAAAACTCGTAGTTCTTGAATGGCAAGCGGAATTGCCTTGAATCGTCGCCCTCGAAGGCTTTGTATCCAGCCCGGCAGGCGCAATGGAAATGTTTCCCAGTGCTAATGCAGGATGTAGTAGGGTGGCAGTTATTTTGGCCAGAGATCGGGTTGCATGTTGGGCAAACAGGAGGAGAGAGGGCAAGAGAAGTGGTTGCTAGGAGGAGGAGAGCACCGATAGCTTTGAAGGTATGCATCGTAATATTTGTTTGTTTGCAATATAGTCAGGTATTTTATGGGAGAAATGGGTAGGTTAGCGAATGATTGTTTCGATGACCACGGgagtaaaagaaaaagagggatATCAGAAGGACTTTCAGCCCTTATATACGTTTCTTGAGGGGTATAATAGGCGAGAATCCAAAATTTGACTCTCAGTGCCGAAAAAAACTGCCCATGCTAGTCGACATGGATATCGGCCTGCTTGCTTCGGCGCTGGGTACCAATCCTAGAGGAGGAGGGGCAAGCCCGCGCGATGCATGGAATCCGGGAACCAGCTAAGGGAGAAAATACGGTGTAGAGAGGCTATGTCAATGCCTCTAAGGAGAAATCAAGTTCCTCACTGGGAGCTATTCTTAGATGGAAGACATCTGCTAGCAATGAGCATGAACTCAACCTCTGGTGGCTCTCGGAACTGGATATAGCCTTAGAGAACCTCTTACTTGAAAAGTAAATTTTTCTCGGGTCTGACCGTTCGTCCGTAGCCAAGTGTCAAACCACCGCCAGCATGTTGAAAATTTCAGATCCAAAGCCACCGCACGCACTAAGAGCGAAGAAGGTGAATATGGTACCGCAGAACAGAGGTCTCTCGCCAAAAAAGAACATGGAGTTGTAAAAACGCCAATTACATCATTTTGCATGGTCTGCAACGTCGTGCGGAGTAACAGTTTCTCGTGGCCGAATACGACCAGTTACACTGCCGATGGCACCTACAGGTTGACTTTGCAGCTGCGTGTCGGAGATTGGGTGCCAACCTTCTGCTTTGACCACCCCTACAATCAAGCAGTCGCCTTGCTGATGCGTGAGCTAACTTTCCCGGGGGAAGCTGTTATTTGCTAGGTTTCTCGCCCAATTGCTTCGTGCATGACTCTCGCTTATGGCAAATTCTGGACGTTGGCCACATCCGCTGCCGTACGTCGGAAGCTCGGCAACGGTCCATCAACAACAAGGTTGATGTTTGTTCCACAAGAGGTTTGATTGGAGTCATGTCAAAAAGGAGTAACAAAGGAGCGGCTGGGGCCAGAGAAGTTAATTCAAGCAAGAGCGCATGATAGTTGTGGCAGATAACTAAGGCAAATCCTCACAAAGTATCTT
Encoded proteins:
- the MT2_1 gene encoding Sphingolipid C9-methyltransferase 2 (EggNog:ENOG410PFZI~COG:M~TransMembrane:2 (o54-72i79-101o)~BUSCO:4816at33183), encoding MARTHSESSDDFEFIETPAAPCQSPSPENCGVRTTSYPAIKNAPLPADAAGSDSFSNILLISLLVLVPWYLARQVGGGFYTTIFFAVFTSIPILMVFWSVASSISPRKNEKAKYPGRPVEHYLHFHSEHDRAKYHGKSKIPMETFHEMYFAGKVDFKGDCLEALEYRHDWAAFRFTLSLYKFFLTGMMPEVIMHTRSQDEEQVRGHYDRGDDFYGWFLGPRMIYTSGLISDINKEETLEQLQDNKLAVVCEKIGLKPGDTMLDLGCGWGTLAKYASVHYGAHVTGITLGRNQTAWGNNGLRKAGIEEAQSRIVCCDYRDAPVVSGGYKKITCLEMAEHVGVRHFGSFLSQVHDMLDDDGVFFLQIAGLRKSWQYEDLIWGLFMNKYIFPGADASTPLGFVVDKLEGAGFEIKGIDTVGVHYSATLWRWYRNWLGNREKVEAKYGKKWFRIWEFFLAYSTIISRQGSATCYQITMVKNINSTHRVEGIPTQFGLSGARTAAIENVGKGTLLTANVPATEKH
- a CDS encoding uncharacterized protein (EggNog:ENOG410PQ8N~COG:S~BUSCO:10168at33183); this encodes MLAARDQENLVHSHQTAAAAKPLNQNIRSFAPKTPGNKVPKTPFRIPLNDENNPLTFGGLGKQSVAGPRFQTQKENVIRRTGKDGEGEKGAFATPMGPRNRAPLGMKTTNAKAFQTPAPQLGTNKPARTGKRSSTVRKLKQSAPKQGNTQKTSRNVQDEEIPDIEYMPPTPQPLPDPPEDIPYDNSFPQFKGRNFARGWTRLYNDEYDIGEDGLTKKEREWREEQEAFDKRFDDLILQQVREMESLNIKEFPDEPCIEELEAKRLKGLEKKKANKPNINRHVSTLQSRSAAKALSRLPRPVAHPKTRPAPTARPRVITGLTSKRKSTVPSNPSSMRHTAAVVTSRTTLGYAKGRGVSSALRGRASKEEVKKVSSTKSIISPDKYMELYGPPPFGTEMWLRCKTAGLFDTEDVDQAILDEIPPSFYQEDEETANFQLTL
- a CDS encoding uncharacterized protein (EggNog:ENOG410Q5EI), which gives rise to MDYSESSRAKALFPPSPYSQHFVFFSTTQIAAATIQYEPGRLSSFLPFSMMSSIAQEGDVKPPKVNTSDHLNPLPSHIGSDTKAKCGDETQTGACPSNDATSVDLSNEKQPKTDKGLQTSNVFGYEKSKLKKTGFAFSIFFSWFSRVKQQPKENGPEAPEKGAVESGAAESNFNLVNMPVDIIFDIVDYLDPADREILRFTCRAFYFGLPALNFKHEHDGRCMLIQVFRRLYGTSLMPDVREGRTLLDNSDVKEKLSDHCGLCSITWPPGSWVHCPFHKPLEYASPPPLFSFKRPWHYMCLSHIRWAFALRKGLTQESYQKIIAKDVENGRLPRRVRRFSPVFSTYIASWNDYLANVESVRWTDGTYFGSAGNPNTNGLTKKKGAKPDPEVIKLHCCGHCLNILPENNPQRMCGMCDCGYCKQTSIEMLRIPRDDMRTKFVPLAKVDESHVEKIKAAKKAGIKKEPL
- a CDS encoding uncharacterized protein (EggNog:ENOG410PGIY~COG:I~BUSCO:4577at33183) produces the protein MPTKSLYPTVDIPNVDIWTLLFNRKDRQFPDNKIIYQDAETGRSYTYEQVRSTALEFGTGLKANWEWKKGDVLAVFSPNSIDIPPLTWGTHWAGGVVSPANPAYTADELAFQLKGTKARVLATQMSCLSTAIEAAKRVGIPDDRIILIGDERHPTSKYKHFTTIQNISRSIRYAKTKVDPAKDLAFLVYSSGTTGVPKGVMLSHKNIVTNIHQLNAGEEGNLTWNGGADGSGDRLLAFLPFYHIYGLTCLVHNALFSGLHLVVMAKFDIERWCSHVQNYRITFSYIVPPVVLLLTKHPIVDKYDLSSLRMMNSGAAPLTRELVESTYARIKCGIKQGYGLSETSPTTHTVPWSDWRRRAGSVGKLLPNMEAKYMTSPEDDSEPQEVPVGEVGELYIRGPNVFLGYLDNPAATAACVSPDGWFRTGDVGYQDSEGFFYITDRVKELIKYKGFQVAPAELEGLLTDHEAVSDAAVIGVESAEHGTEVPRAYIVPNPKVIPPGRRTAEEGEKISQWLQTRVAPYKRLRGGVRFVDEIPKSASGKILRRLLKEEAKKEEAIVKAKL